The DNA region GATAGTGGATGCGGGTAGGGGCACGCCAGTCGGGAATTTGAGTTAGAAATGGGAGCGGGCTGATGGGTGGTCTCACAACTCCCAATCAGCCCGTTTTGTTGGACCCGAGTCAAGATAAAAGCCTGGCCTCTCCGCTGTTCCTACCTGCAAGGAGGAATCCCGACACAGCTTTGAGCTTTAGAAGGACTTTCGCAGGAGGTCTATTCCTGCACCATGCCGGCAGCCTACCCGCGCCGACCCGTTCCCGTGAAGGCACCTGACGCAACGCGACCGACCACTGCCCCTCCGGCAGCTTCAGCGTTCCGGCGTGCCGCCCAGCGCGGCCTTCACGCGCGACAGGCTCTCGTAGGCCAGGATCCGCACGGCCCACAGGCGGTCCAGGGGGAGGGGCAGGGTGGTGTCGAAGCGGGTTTCGGGTGCGGGTACGCTGATCACGTTCACGCCGTACGTGCGGAACAGCGCGGCGGCGCGGCGGCTGTGGCTGGGGCTGGTCACCAGCAGGATGGTCGTCCAGCCGCGCGTGCGGGCCAGGTCGCGCACGCGGGCCGCCTCGTCGCGGGTGGTGGTGACGTTGCTCAGGGTCAGGACTTCCGGGCCGTCCTGCGCGAACTGCCGCGTGATGACCTGCCGTGCCAGCACGCTGATTTTCGGGCAGTCGCGCGGCCCGATCAGGCCGGACTGCTCGGAGACGGTCAGGGTGGGCGCGTAATTCTGCCCCCACAACTCCAGGCCGCGCGTCAGGCGGGCCAGACTGGCGGACTCCAGCGTGCGTGCCCCGCACTGCACGCCGCCGCCCAGCACCACGATCGCGTCGGCCCGGCCGGGCGGCTGGTCCAGCGTCAGGGCCGCCAGCGGTGCGCGCAGCGTGGGTGTCAGCAGGCACGCGGCCAGCGCCAGTGCCACGCCAGCGGCGGCGGCGTGCAGGGCGCGGCGGGACGGGCGGAACGCTCCGGCCAGTGCGCCCAGGATCAGCAGGCCCCACAGCAGGGGCGTGCCCGCACGCACCTCGCCCAGAAAGGCGGCCAGCACGCCCAGCGCGGCGCCCACGGCAGCACCACCCAGCGCGCCCCTGATCTGCTCGTTGCGGTCCGGTGCCGTCATCGCCCGGCAGTGTAACGGGCGCAGGACACTTCCCCCTGCCGGTCACGGCGTGGGGATGCCTATACTCGCGGGCATGTTGCGTCGCCTCGCCCTTCCACTGCTGGTCGTTCTCGCTGCCGTGCTGGGCGGTCTGCTGCTGCTTCCGCGTCTGGGCGGCCCGGCCGAGAGCAGTACCGAGGTGCGGTTCGTGCGCGAGATGATCCAGCATCACGCGCAGGCCGTGGACATGGCCACCCGCGTCCGTGAGCGCAGCACCGACCCGGACGTGCGCCTGCTGGCGCTGGACATCATGCTCTCGCAGCAGGAGCAGATCGGGCAGATGCGCGGCTGGCTGACCCTCTGGAAGCGCCCGTGGGCGGGGGCAGGCATGAGCGCCGACCACGCCCGCATGATGGGCATGGCCACGCAGGCGCAGGTCGAGAACCTCAGCACCCTGAAAGGCCGCGCCGCCGACGTGAGTTTCCTGCAACTCATGACCCGCCACCACCAGGGCGCCCTGAGCATGGTCGGTCCGGCCTTGAAGCCCGGCGTGCGCCCCGAGGTGCAGGCCCTGGCCCGCCAGATCGACCTGACGCAGACCGCCGAGGTGAAACTCATGACCGACATGCTGCGGGAGCGGGGCGCGCAGCCGCTCCCCACGCCTGCCAGCAGCCACGGCGACATGGACGGTATGCAGCACTGACACGGACTCGGATTGAATGGTTTGCGGAGCCGTGCAATCCGCTGAGCTTCAGCCGGGGCGTTACCAGGTGTCCTCGTCCCAGGCGTCGGTCTTGCCGTCGCGGCGGGCCTTGCGGCGGGCGTCCTTGCCGGTCTTCTTTTTCGGGCGGGGCGGCAGGGTCAGTTCGTAGGGCCGTTCCGGGTTGCAGGGGGCGGGGTGTTCGCCCAGCGACTCGCCGGGGTCGTTGCGGATGTTCCCGGCGACGTGCAGGTGCCGCTCGCCGCAGTACGGGCAGGCGTCCACGACCCAGAACATCACGCGGGTGCCGGGCATGTCGCGCAGGGTCACGAAGGCCTGCTGGGGGGTGCGTCGGTCCTTCTTCGCCATGCGGCGCAGAGTACCGCCCGCCCGCGCCGGAGTCTGTGGCGGGCATGGCGTTCCGGTCAGGGCGGCCCGGTCTACACGTCCTCGTCGCCGTCTTTCATGTACGTCACGACGCTGCGGCAGTGTTTCAGTCCGGCGCGGGTGTACAGCGCGCGGGCGGGTTTCATGTGGTCGTGCGCGCGGACGCGCAGCGTGCGGATTTCCGGGTGGGTTTCGGCCTCGGCGGCGGCCAGGGCCAGCAGTTTCAGGCCCAGTCCCTGCCCGCGCTCTGCGGGATGCACGGCCACGTACGTCACGTCCGCGCGGGCGTCCTCGGGGCAGAATTCCAGTTCCGCGAAGCCCAGCGCCGCGTCGCCGCGCATCAGGGCCACGAGGCGCACGTCGTCCTGCGCGAAATGCGCCTCGAACTGCTCGGGCGTCCAGTTCAGGCGTCCGGCCCAGGCGTCCTCGCTGCTGCGGTACAGCGCCCGGTAGTCCGTGAACGGCAGTCGGCGTGAGATGCGCGTGCCTGCCGGAGCGCAGGCCTGCGCGGTCAGCAGGGACGGCGGTCCGCTGTAGAAGTCGGTGGTGTGCATGGCCGCGAATCCCGCTGCTTCCAGCGCCGCGCGGACCGGAGTGTTGTCGCGGGCGCTGAAGGCGTACACGGGCAGCCCGTCGGCGTGTTCCAGCGCGCGGCGCAGCAGGGCCGGGAGGTGCCCCCCGTCACTGACCGGCCCCTCGAGGACCAGTCCGTCCCGGAAGGGCGACAGGGCGCAGTAGGCGTTCACGCCGTCCTCGTCGGCGTCCACGAGGCAGGTGCTGTCCTCGCACTCCAGTTGCAGTTCGCGGGGGTCGCGGGCGTCGGGGGAGAACACCTCTCGTTCCGGGGCGTCATCCATCCAGTTGAGCAGGGCGAGCACGTCGGGCACGTCGGTCAGCAGCATGGGGCGGATCATGGGAACCTCCAGAGCAGCGGGAGCCGGGATTCACGGGAGTGCGCCGGGCGGCCCTCACGGGCGCGGCGGGAGGGCCGGCGCCGCAGGGCTGACCGGAACCTGACCCCAGGGTAGTCACGCGGCGCGTTCCGTGTCTGCCGCGCGCTTCACCACGCCCGCCGTCCCGCGCGTGCTATGCTCAGGGCATGCCCTGAACAGGGTACGCCGCCTGCCTCCCCACAGACACGAAGCCGTGTTTGAGGGGCGTTTTCCTTTTTGAAGGGAGGCTGACACGGTCCGCCGCCCGACACGGGGAAAGCGGGGCGCCACTCACCGGAGGTGTTTCGCCGTGACCAGACAGTCCAGCAGACCGGGCGTCAGCCACCCCCCACGCGCCGCCCGCACCGGCCCCAGCGTGCCCGCCACCGACGTGCAGGTCGGCACGGACCTGCTGGCCCTGCGTGCCCAGCTGGCCCGCGCCGAGAAGGCCGCCCGCCGCGCCCAGGCCACCCCGCCCCCCAGGCCCGCCGCGCAGGCCCCCGTGAAACCCCAGCGTGAAGCGGACCTGGACGGCGTCAGCACCGACGACTTCAGCCTGGGCCGCGCGCACGCCCGCCTGCGCGACGCCGTGTACGACGGCCGTTACCACCTGTGCGACCACGCCATCGGGCACGCCCGCGCCGAGGGGTTCCTGGAACACGACGTCATGAACGTCCTGCTGACCGGCCGGGTCCGGGCCGTGTACACCGAGGACCGCCGCTGGCTGGTCTGCGGGTACTTCGAGGCGTGCGGCGTGAAACTCCCGCTGCACGTGGTCGCCGAACACGCCCGCGACGGATTCGTGGACATCGTGACGGCGTTCGTGCCCAAGCAACCGCACCACATCATCAGCCGCGCCCGGCTGGCCGTGATGCTCCGCTACGACGAGCAGACCATCCGCGCCCGCACCGCGCACGCCGGGAACCGCGTCGGGCACCGCAGCAAGGGCCGCTGGAAGAAAAGCGCCTGATCAATGGTGCGGGCACTGTTCGGGCGCCAGAGGGGACAGGTATGGAACACCAGAGGGGACAGGTATGGAAAACGTCTTCTGTCACGCCATGCCTGCTCACCCCCTCCCAGCCTCTCCCCTCAAGGGGAGGGGGAACCACGGCGTGTTCATCGCTGGTCTGCCCTGAAGGTATGAATCAGCAGCGGACGTTCTGACCGAAGTACTTCTGGCTCAGGCGGGCGTACGTGCCGTCGTCGATGACGGCTTTCAGGGCGACGTTCAGCGCCTGACGCATGGCGCCGTTCTCCCTGGCGACGGCCAGACCGACCGTTTCCTTCCAGAGCATGTCGCTGACGATCAGGTTCGCTTTCGGGTACAGCGTCAGGGCCTCCAGGGCCACGAACCGGTCGGTGACGGCGGCGTCGGCGCGGCCGAGGGCCACGGCGCGCACCACGTCCTTCCCGGTCGGCAGGACCGAGATGGACTTACCGAACGGCAGTTTCTTCAGGAAGCCCAGGTACGTGCTGCCTTCCTCGGCGGCCATCGTGCGGCCGGACAGCGCCCGGCTGGTCTGCGGGCCGCCCTGACGGGCCAGGATCACGCCGCCCGTGCAGTAGTGCGGGTTGCTGAACTCCACGGTCTTCAGGCGGGTGCTGGTGATGGCGTGCGAGGCGGCCACCACGTCGATGCCGTACCGGTCGCTGTTCACGTCTTCCAGCAGGCCGTCGAAGGGCCGGACCTGCCAGTTGACCTTCAGGCCCATCTGCGCGGCCACCGCGCCAATCAGTTCGACCTCGAACCCGTCGGGTCGGCCGCTGGCATCCAGGAAGTTGAAGGGCCGGAAGTCACCGCTGGTCGCGGCGTTCAGGGTGCCGCTGGCTTTCGCTTCGGCCAGCGTGCGTGCCTGGGCCGTTCCGAGGGACGCGCCCAGCAGTGGCAGGAGCAGGGCGGCGGCGCGCCACACGGGGCGCGAGGTGGTCAGGATGGGCATGATGAAGTACCTCGTGAAGTGGGCGGGATACGGACTCCGACTGAATGGGCTGCAAACCCCATTCAATCCGAGCGGACGCGCGCGGGAGAAAGAAGGGGATAAAAACGCCCCTCCGGGTTACCCAGCGAAACAGACGGAACCCATGAGCGGAGCAGGACGGAGCAGAATCCGGGCCTGACCGTCACTGTAGGCAGCCGGGCCGCGCATGCGCCGCCGAAAACCTCGCACGCGCCGGACACGGCCACCGGGGGTGCCCGGCCCCCCCACGCGGCCCGGACACCCCCGGTGACATGCTTTCCGTTCCGGTCGAGCAGCCGTTCAGGCCCGACGGCTCAGGTGGCAACGACTCAGGGGCGACGGTTCAGTGGCGACGGTTCAGTGACGGAAGTGGCGGCTGCCCGTGAACACCATACTGATGCCCAGTTCGTTGCACGCGGCGATCACTTCGGGGTCGCGTTTGGCGCCGCCGGGTTGCAGGATCGCCGTGACGCCCACGCTCGCGGCGAGGCGCACCACGTCGTCGAACGGGAAGAACGCCTCGCTGGTCAGCACGGCGCCCTGCGCCCGCTCACCGGCGTTCGCCACGGCCCGCTCGGCCGCCCAGATGCGGCTGACCGCTCCGGCGCCCAGGCCGACCGTCACGCCGCCGCGCGCCAGGACCACGGCGTTGCTGCGGGCGTTCTTCACGACTGCCCACGCGAAGCGCAGGTCATGCCATTCCTGATCGGTGGGCTGCCGGGCCGTGACGACTTCCGGGCACAGGTCGTCCCAGGGGCGGGCGTCGCGTTCCTGCACGGCGAACCCGCCGGTCAGGGGGCGCACGTCCAGCACGCTCACGTCCTGCGGCGCGGCGGCCACCAGCACCCGCAGGTCCGGTTTCTTCTCCGCGAACCACGCGGCGGCCTCGGGCGTGACCTCGGGCGCGATCAGGACCTCCAGGAACGTGCCGCGCGTCGCCTGCGCCGTTTCCAGCGTCACGGGCACGCTCAGGGCGACCACGCCACCGAACACGCTGAGGGTGTCGGCGTCACGGGCGCGTTCCCAGGCGGTCTTCGCGTCGTCCGCGACAGCCACGCCGCAGGGGTTGGCGTGCTTGACGGCCACGCACACGGCCACCGGGTCGCCGTGCTGCGCCTGCGTTTCCTGCGCCGCGAGTTCCTGGCACAGTGCCCACGCGGCGTCCGCGTCGGCGTAGTTGTTGAAGCTCATGGGTTTGCCCGCCACGACCTGCGCGTCGATGACCGGCCCGACCGCGCCGCCCAGACGGTAGATCGCGCCCGGCTGGTGCGGGTTCTCGCCGTACCGGACCTCGGCCACCCGGCTGAGGTTCAGGGTCAGCGTTCCCGGCAGCGCGGTGGGCAACTCGTCGCTGCTGCCTTCCAGGTACGCGGTGATGGCGGCGTCGTACTCGCTGGTATGCCGGTACGCCTTGGCGGCCAGCCGCTGCCGGTCGGCGGCACTCACGTCGTCCTGAAGCGCCACCGGGTAGTCGGCGGGGTCCACGAGGACCAGCACGCCCGCGTGGTTCTTCGCGGCCGAGCGGATCATGGCCGGGCCGCCGATGTCGATGTTCTCGATGGCCTCGTCGAACGCCGCGCCGCGCGCCACCGTCTCCCGGAACGGGTACAGGTTCACGCACACCAGATCGATGGTGCCGATCCCGTGCGCGTCCAGCTGCCCCAGGTGACCGGGTTCGCGCCGCGCCAGAATCCCGCCGTGCACCGCCGGGTGCAGCGTCTTCACGCGGCCGTCCAGCATTTCCGGGAAGCCCGTCACGTCACTCACCTGCCGCGCCGCGACGCCCGCCGCGACGATACTGGCGTACGTGCCGCCGGTACTCAGGATCTCCCAGCCGCGCGCCTCGAGTTGCCGCGCGAACTCCACCACGCCCGTCTTGTCACTGACCGAGATCAGCGCCCGTTTCCTGCCCTGCCCGCCGCCCTGACCTGCACCCTGCTGCGTCATCTACTTGCCTCCCTGATACCAGAAACGCGAACGGTTCCCACCGACAGGGAGCCGCTCGACCCAGGCGCGCGATCATAAGGAACATCCCGGAGGCTCCCCCGTGGTCACCCCACGTTCAGCGC from Deinococcus seoulensis includes:
- a CDS encoding YdcF family protein, whose amino-acid sequence is MTAPDRNEQIRGALGGAAVGAALGVLAAFLGEVRAGTPLLWGLLILGALAGAFRPSRRALHAAAAGVALALAACLLTPTLRAPLAALTLDQPPGRADAIVVLGGGVQCGARTLESASLARLTRGLELWGQNYAPTLTVSEQSGLIGPRDCPKISVLARQVITRQFAQDGPEVLTLSNVTTTRDEAARVRDLARTRGWTTILLVTSPSHSRRAAALFRTYGVNVISVPAPETRFDTTLPLPLDRLWAVRILAYESLSRVKAALGGTPER
- the purH gene encoding bifunctional phosphoribosylaminoimidazolecarboxamide formyltransferase/IMP cyclohydrolase, whose amino-acid sequence is MTQQGAGQGGGQGRKRALISVSDKTGVVEFARQLEARGWEILSTGGTYASIVAAGVAARQVSDVTGFPEMLDGRVKTLHPAVHGGILARREPGHLGQLDAHGIGTIDLVCVNLYPFRETVARGAAFDEAIENIDIGGPAMIRSAAKNHAGVLVLVDPADYPVALQDDVSAADRQRLAAKAYRHTSEYDAAITAYLEGSSDELPTALPGTLTLNLSRVAEVRYGENPHQPGAIYRLGGAVGPVIDAQVVAGKPMSFNNYADADAAWALCQELAAQETQAQHGDPVAVCVAVKHANPCGVAVADDAKTAWERARDADTLSVFGGVVALSVPVTLETAQATRGTFLEVLIAPEVTPEAAAWFAEKKPDLRVLVAAAPQDVSVLDVRPLTGGFAVQERDARPWDDLCPEVVTARQPTDQEWHDLRFAWAVVKNARSNAVVLARGGVTVGLGAGAVSRIWAAERAVANAGERAQGAVLTSEAFFPFDDVVRLAASVGVTAILQPGGAKRDPEVIAACNELGISMVFTGSRHFRH
- a CDS encoding GNAT family N-acetyltransferase; this translates as MIRPMLLTDVPDVLALLNWMDDAPEREVFSPDARDPRELQLECEDSTCLVDADEDGVNAYCALSPFRDGLVLEGPVSDGGHLPALLRRALEHADGLPVYAFSARDNTPVRAALEAAGFAAMHTTDFYSGPPSLLTAQACAPAGTRISRRLPFTDYRALYRSSEDAWAGRLNWTPEQFEAHFAQDDVRLVALMRGDAALGFAELEFCPEDARADVTYVAVHPAERGQGLGLKLLALAAAEAETHPEIRTLRVRAHDHMKPARALYTRAGLKHCRSVVTYMKDGDEDV
- a CDS encoding ABC transporter substrate-binding protein, whose product is MPILTTSRPVWRAAALLLPLLGASLGTAQARTLAEAKASGTLNAATSGDFRPFNFLDASGRPDGFEVELIGAVAAQMGLKVNWQVRPFDGLLEDVNSDRYGIDVVAASHAITSTRLKTVEFSNPHYCTGGVILARQGGPQTSRALSGRTMAAEEGSTYLGFLKKLPFGKSISVLPTGKDVVRAVALGRADAAVTDRFVALEALTLYPKANLIVSDMLWKETVGLAVARENGAMRQALNVALKAVIDDGTYARLSQKYFGQNVRC
- a CDS encoding DUF305 domain-containing protein, with amino-acid sequence MLRRLALPLLVVLAAVLGGLLLLPRLGGPAESSTEVRFVREMIQHHAQAVDMATRVRERSTDPDVRLLALDIMLSQQEQIGQMRGWLTLWKRPWAGAGMSADHARMMGMATQAQVENLSTLKGRAADVSFLQLMTRHHQGALSMVGPALKPGVRPEVQALARQIDLTQTAEVKLMTDMLRERGAQPLPTPASSHGDMDGMQH
- a CDS encoding DUF4258 domain-containing protein, whose translation is MQVGTDLLALRAQLARAEKAARRAQATPPPRPAAQAPVKPQREADLDGVSTDDFSLGRAHARLRDAVYDGRYHLCDHAIGHARAEGFLEHDVMNVLLTGRVRAVYTEDRRWLVCGYFEACGVKLPLHVVAEHARDGFVDIVTAFVPKQPHHIISRARLAVMLRYDEQTIRARTAHAGNRVGHRSKGRWKKSA